A window of Malania oleifera isolate guangnan ecotype guangnan chromosome 2, ASM2987363v1, whole genome shotgun sequence genomic DNA:
TCGGTTCTCCACTCCCCGAAGCTCCTGACAATCCTTTCCGGTAAAGAAGTTGGAGAATTCTCCGAGCAGGTTGCGAAGCAGGCAGAGGCTGAGAGACCAGCAAAGAAAAAATCGAGTGATTGGAGGAGGAGAAGAAAGGGCAGCAGCAAGAGCCTGTCAGACCTTGAATTTGAGGAGCTTAAAGGGTTTATGGATCTGGGTTTTGTTTTCTCCGAAGAGGATAAAGATTCGAGCTTGGTTTCGATCCTTCCCGGGTTGCAGAGATTGGGAAGAGAAggtgaggaagaagaagaagaagaagagaaagaaggagcTGTTGAAGTGCCTGCAGTTTCAAGGCCTTACCTTTCTGAAGCATGGGGTGTTTTGGATAGAAGAACGGAAAAGAGCCCACTGATGAATTGGAG
This region includes:
- the LOC131148204 gene encoding uncharacterized protein LOC131148204, whose translation is MAAEEILKLFDSFWFEHGLFATNPAPPPPPSIPSPPPPLRPPSSAGPAAQTVRELEEEEEEEEEEPKLSRLPTMLVRSRSDQFLSSNTSFASDLHSPNSVLHSPKLLTILSGKEVGEFSEQVAKQAEAERPAKKKSSDWRRRRKGSSKSLSDLEFEELKGFMDLGFVFSEEDKDSSLVSILPGLQRLGREGEEEEEEEEKEGAVEVPAVSRPYLSEAWGVLDRRTEKSPLMNWRIPSPGNEINMKDNLRFWAQTVASTVK